In Promicromonospora sp. Populi, one genomic interval encodes:
- a CDS encoding TetR/AcrR family transcriptional regulator — protein sequence MVTLRTLRTRARILDAALDLFERQGYDATTVNQIADTAGVTSMTFFRHFATKDAVLVTDPYDPLIAEAVGAQPTALSPLERTRRGLLAALGDITPTEDATARRRVALVAQYPSLRAAVSVGTGATQDAIVERLVADGVDPLDAAIAVSACLAATTAALLAWGSAPVDVTLADLVRRALALLAPAGATP from the coding sequence GTGGTCACACTCCGCACCCTCCGCACCCGGGCTCGCATCCTCGATGCGGCGCTCGACCTCTTCGAGCGCCAGGGCTACGACGCCACCACGGTGAACCAGATCGCCGACACCGCGGGCGTCACCTCCATGACGTTCTTCCGGCACTTCGCCACCAAGGACGCCGTACTCGTGACCGACCCCTACGACCCCCTGATCGCCGAGGCCGTCGGCGCTCAGCCGACCGCCCTCTCCCCGCTGGAGCGCACCCGCCGCGGCCTGCTGGCCGCGCTCGGCGACATCACGCCCACCGAGGACGCGACGGCGAGACGTCGCGTGGCCCTGGTCGCGCAGTACCCCTCGCTTCGCGCCGCGGTATCGGTCGGCACCGGGGCCACGCAGGACGCGATCGTGGAGCGGCTCGTCGCCGACGGGGTCGATCCGCTTGACGCCGCCATTGCCGTCTCCGCCTGTCTTGCGGCCACTACCGCAGCCCTCCTGGCCTGGGGTTCCGCGCCCGTCGACGTCACGCTCGCAGACCTGGTCCGCCGTGCCCTGGCGCTGCTCGCTCCGGCAGGAGCCACCCCGTGA
- a CDS encoding ABC transporter permease, whose protein sequence is MTAVAALRAALAVEALKLRRSVVARLATLLLVVLVPLGSVGMVALARSPRAVGPTAAKLADYATGDLATTHLLVCAQVLSVAALAAGGFFVAWSFGRELESGTAGALFGLAVARGTIALAKCLIALAWISGCVVLAVAVTTAASAVVAAGSGEPLAAWAGARNAVVAGLLGGGLALPFAWVATVTRSQLGTVGALVGVVALTQIVVLLGGGSWFPYAAPSLWAGMGGADAAAAVGLPNLLLAAAVAPLAIAAVVQAWRRLTNV, encoded by the coding sequence ATGACCGCCGTCGCTGCCCTCCGAGCCGCGCTCGCTGTCGAGGCGCTCAAGCTGCGCCGCTCGGTCGTCGCACGCCTGGCGACCCTGCTGCTCGTCGTGCTGGTACCGCTCGGTAGCGTGGGCATGGTGGCGCTGGCCCGGTCACCACGCGCTGTGGGCCCGACGGCAGCCAAGCTGGCGGACTACGCCACCGGCGACCTTGCCACCACGCACCTGCTGGTGTGCGCCCAGGTCCTGTCCGTCGCCGCGCTGGCCGCCGGCGGGTTCTTCGTCGCGTGGTCGTTCGGGCGCGAGCTGGAGAGCGGGACGGCGGGCGCACTGTTCGGCCTCGCCGTGGCGCGCGGCACGATCGCCCTGGCCAAGTGCCTGATCGCGCTGGCCTGGATCTCGGGATGCGTGGTGCTGGCCGTCGCCGTGACCACGGCCGCCTCGGCAGTCGTCGCCGCGGGTTCGGGCGAGCCCTTGGCGGCCTGGGCCGGGGCGCGGAACGCGGTCGTCGCAGGGCTCCTCGGCGGGGGCCTAGCCCTGCCGTTCGCCTGGGTCGCGACGGTGACGCGCAGCCAGCTCGGCACCGTCGGCGCCCTGGTCGGTGTGGTCGCGCTCACCCAGATCGTGGTGCTGCTCGGCGGCGGCTCGTGGTTCCCCTACGCCGCACCCTCCCTGTGGGCAGGCATGGGCGGGGCCGACGCCGCGGCTGCCGTCGGCCTGCCCAACCTGCTGCTCGCCGCGGCGGTCGCCCCGCTGGCCATCGCCGCAGTCGTGCAGGCCTGGCGGCGGCTCACCAATGTCTGA
- the nhaA gene encoding Na+/H+ antiporter NhaA, with protein sequence MPRTTSALPFTQRLRTWASRETTGGALLIGAAILALLWANSPWREAYAALSATVAGPAMLGPLPVHLDLSLSTWAADGLLAIFFFVVGVELKHEFVAGSLRNPKEAGVPMVAAVGGMAVPALVYVGVLVALGDPGALHGWAIPTATDIAFAVGVLAIFGRGLPIAIRTFLLTLAVVDDLLAIVVIAIFYTESIHWWPLAGALVCVALFAWHVRARTPRWFVLLPLALVAWTLMHSSGVHATIAGVLLGFTVPAIARHGEADSRTHTFEHAIRPFSQGLALPIFAFFAAGVSLVDGDGPGALIGQPVVLAITLALVLGKLVGVLGATALITRLTPLRLPDGIGVRDLLPVGFLAGIGFTVSLLISELSFGDSEHADGAKIAILGASVLAAILGAISLRWDARRARTADMNLDGRPDEVAGYIGDAKDRETH encoded by the coding sequence GTGCCCCGCACCACCTCTGCCCTCCCCTTCACCCAGCGTCTGCGCACCTGGGCGTCCCGCGAGACCACCGGGGGTGCGCTCCTGATCGGAGCGGCGATCCTGGCGCTGCTGTGGGCCAACTCCCCCTGGCGCGAGGCATACGCGGCGCTGTCGGCCACCGTCGCCGGCCCCGCCATGCTCGGCCCGCTGCCCGTCCATCTCGACCTTTCGCTGAGCACCTGGGCCGCTGACGGCCTGCTCGCGATCTTCTTCTTCGTGGTCGGCGTCGAGCTCAAGCACGAGTTCGTGGCCGGGAGCCTGCGCAACCCCAAAGAGGCCGGCGTCCCGATGGTCGCCGCGGTGGGCGGCATGGCCGTACCTGCCCTGGTCTATGTGGGCGTGCTGGTAGCGCTCGGCGACCCGGGCGCCCTGCACGGGTGGGCCATCCCGACGGCTACCGACATCGCGTTCGCCGTCGGTGTCCTGGCGATCTTCGGGCGTGGCCTGCCCATCGCGATCCGCACGTTCCTGCTCACGCTCGCCGTGGTGGACGACCTGCTGGCGATCGTCGTGATCGCGATCTTCTACACCGAGTCCATCCACTGGTGGCCGCTGGCCGGCGCTCTCGTCTGTGTGGCCTTGTTCGCCTGGCACGTCCGGGCGCGCACACCCCGGTGGTTCGTCCTGCTCCCGCTCGCCCTGGTCGCGTGGACGCTGATGCACTCCTCGGGCGTGCACGCCACCATCGCCGGCGTTCTGCTCGGCTTCACCGTCCCCGCGATCGCCCGGCACGGCGAGGCCGACTCCCGCACCCACACGTTCGAGCACGCCATCCGGCCGTTCTCCCAGGGCCTCGCGCTGCCCATTTTCGCGTTCTTCGCCGCCGGCGTCTCCCTGGTCGACGGCGACGGGCCCGGCGCCCTGATCGGCCAGCCGGTGGTGCTCGCAATCACCCTCGCCCTCGTGCTCGGCAAGCTCGTCGGCGTGCTCGGCGCCACCGCCCTGATCACGCGCCTCACCCCGCTGCGCCTGCCCGACGGCATCGGCGTACGCGACCTGCTGCCCGTGGGTTTCCTGGCTGGTATCGGGTTCACCGTGTCGCTGCTGATCAGCGAGCTGTCGTTCGGCGACTCCGAGCACGCCGACGGCGCCAAGATCGCGATCCTCGGCGCCTCGGTGCTCGCCGCGATCCTCGGCGCGATCTCGCTGCGCTGGGACGCGCGCCGCGCACGCACCGCGGACATGAACCTCGACGGCCGACCCGACGAGGTCGCCGGCTACATCGGCGACGCCAAGGACCGAGAGACCCACTGA
- a CDS encoding ABC transporter ATP-binding protein: MTALVLDDVSHAFGGRVALDHLSLTVRAGRVTALIGLNGAGKTTALRALAGRLRPTHGAARVLGHDPADLPADAAMRFGQAVETPLVYPELTVTENLFCAALLHGLPGRAARPGVAAAVGRLGLDPWREAQARTLSMGNRQRLGIACATLHRPTALILDEPTGALDPQGVVLVRELVRGLADDGAAVLVSSHHLDEVARISDEIVVLHAGRDVGRLEPGGTDLE, translated from the coding sequence GTGACCGCCCTCGTGCTCGACGACGTCTCGCATGCCTTCGGTGGCCGGGTTGCCCTGGACCACCTCTCGCTGACGGTCCGGGCCGGCCGGGTCACGGCCCTGATCGGCCTCAACGGCGCGGGCAAGACGACTGCGCTGCGCGCGCTGGCCGGCCGCCTTCGCCCCACCCATGGCGCGGCCCGCGTCCTTGGCCACGATCCGGCTGATCTGCCGGCCGATGCCGCGATGCGGTTCGGCCAGGCGGTGGAGACCCCGCTGGTCTACCCGGAGCTGACCGTCACCGAGAATCTGTTCTGCGCCGCCCTGCTGCACGGGCTGCCCGGGCGAGCCGCTAGGCCGGGGGTCGCCGCCGCCGTCGGGCGCCTGGGCCTGGACCCGTGGCGGGAGGCGCAGGCCAGGACGCTCTCGATGGGCAACCGTCAGCGCCTGGGGATCGCCTGCGCGACCCTCCATCGGCCGACCGCGCTGATCCTCGATGAGCCAACCGGCGCCCTCGATCCGCAGGGCGTCGTCCTGGTGCGTGAGCTGGTCCGCGGTCTGGCCGACGACGGCGCGGCGGTCCTCGTCTCGAGCCATCACCTCGACGAGGTCGCGCGCATCTCCGACGAGATCGTCGTGCTGCACGCCGGACGCGACGTCGGGCGTCTGGAACCCGGTGGGACTGATCTGGAGTAG
- a CDS encoding SulP family inorganic anion transporter, which produces MTVRGALARLDVRDLLPRRDDYDLRPRTIGADLLAGLTVGVVALPLALAFGVSSGVGPAAGLVTAVIAGVVAAVFGGSRFQVSGPTGAMAVILAPIVADHGLASVALVTGLGGLIVLIAGLLRLGRTVAFIPWPVVEGFTLGIAAIIFLQQVPAAVGQDAAAGGNTLLTAVRAIADAASALDTLALDATTLWSLAIVALVAAIMLVLPRLHAAIPVSLVAVVVATALAETTGAPVTRIGTLPDTLPAPVLPGVSGTGLGDLLGAAVAIAALAAIESLLSARVAASMAPGGSIYEPDRELVGQGLASIASGLFGGMPATGAIARTAVNVRSGARTRLAAVIHAVVILAVIYLATGPVGHIPLAALAGVLIVTSFRMISAGTIRSVLRSTRSDAATFLVTAVITVAFDLIEAVQIGLVVAAFFALRRLARASSVHREPLPGVAHRGDEHIALFRLDGAMFFGASDRILGEVTDASVRENVLVVILRLSQLGMVDATGARALAELVTTLEQRGITVLVKGVQPRHRKLMTTVGVLDELRHENHLFNTLEDAVTHARSHVQRAAQGIDIPQLDGRR; this is translated from the coding sequence GTGACCGTCCGCGGCGCGCTTGCCCGGCTGGACGTGCGTGACCTGCTCCCCCGGCGCGATGACTACGATCTGCGGCCTCGAACGATCGGGGCCGACCTGCTCGCAGGGCTGACCGTGGGCGTCGTCGCGCTACCGCTCGCGCTGGCGTTCGGCGTGAGCTCCGGCGTGGGCCCGGCCGCGGGCCTGGTCACCGCTGTCATCGCCGGGGTTGTCGCGGCGGTGTTCGGCGGCTCCCGGTTCCAGGTCTCCGGCCCGACCGGCGCGATGGCCGTCATCCTCGCCCCGATCGTCGCCGACCACGGACTCGCCTCCGTCGCCCTGGTCACCGGGCTCGGCGGGCTGATCGTGCTGATAGCCGGGCTGCTGCGGCTGGGGCGGACGGTCGCGTTCATCCCATGGCCGGTGGTCGAGGGGTTCACCCTCGGGATCGCTGCGATCATCTTCCTCCAGCAGGTCCCTGCCGCCGTCGGCCAGGACGCCGCCGCCGGCGGCAACACACTGCTGACCGCGGTACGCGCGATCGCGGACGCGGCCAGCGCCCTCGACACTCTTGCCCTGGACGCGACCACCCTCTGGTCGCTCGCGATCGTCGCGCTGGTCGCCGCGATCATGCTCGTCCTGCCCCGCCTGCACGCCGCGATACCCGTCTCCCTGGTGGCTGTCGTGGTCGCCACCGCGCTCGCCGAGACCACCGGCGCGCCGGTCACCCGCATCGGGACCCTGCCCGATACCCTCCCCGCCCCGGTCCTGCCCGGCGTCAGTGGCACCGGGCTGGGCGACCTGCTGGGCGCGGCCGTCGCGATCGCGGCCCTGGCCGCGATCGAGTCGCTGCTGTCCGCGCGCGTCGCCGCGTCGATGGCACCAGGGGGCTCGATCTACGAACCCGACCGTGAGCTGGTCGGACAAGGACTCGCCTCGATCGCGTCCGGCCTGTTCGGCGGCATGCCCGCCACCGGAGCGATCGCCCGCACCGCGGTCAACGTACGCTCCGGAGCCCGCACCCGCCTGGCCGCCGTCATACACGCGGTGGTGATCCTCGCCGTGATCTACCTGGCCACCGGACCCGTGGGGCACATCCCGCTGGCCGCACTGGCCGGCGTGCTCATAGTGACCTCGTTCCGCATGATCAGCGCCGGCACCATCCGGTCCGTGCTGCGCTCGACCCGGTCCGATGCCGCCACGTTCCTCGTCACAGCCGTCATCACCGTGGCGTTCGACCTGATCGAAGCCGTGCAGATCGGGCTCGTCGTCGCGGCGTTCTTCGCGCTGCGACGTCTGGCCCGCGCCTCGTCCGTGCACCGCGAGCCGCTGCCCGGCGTAGCGCACCGGGGCGACGAGCACATCGCGCTCTTCCGGCTGGACGGCGCAATGTTCTTCGGAGCCTCCGACCGGATCCTGGGCGAGGTCACCGACGCCTCGGTACGCGAGAACGTCCTGGTCGTCATCCTGCGCCTGTCCCAGCTAGGCATGGTCGACGCCACCGGAGCACGAGCCCTCGCCGAGCTCGTCACCACGCTCGAACAGCGCGGCATCACGGTGCTGGTCAAGGGCGTACAACCTCGGCACCGCAAACTCATGACCACCGTCGGCGTGCTCGACGAGCTACGGCACGAGAACCACCTGTTCAACACTCTCGAGGACGCCGTCACACACGCCCGCTCCCACGTGCAGCGCGCCGCCCAAGGCATCGACATCCCACAGCTCGACGGACGACGCTGA
- a CDS encoding ArsR/SmtB family transcription factor translates to MDTQPLYAIKAKLFKSLAHPVRIQVLEVLAADPGLAAPVSRLLEVTGTEPSALSQHLGVLKRVGVVESTRSGNAVQYQLAEPLVAELLVVARAFLLGHLAGLDADDSRLVAARHLPALPGASARAVLEAALAETARNETAPIEAAPIELAER, encoded by the coding sequence GTGGACACACAGCCCCTCTATGCGATCAAGGCGAAGCTCTTCAAGAGCCTGGCCCATCCCGTACGGATCCAGGTGCTTGAGGTTCTCGCGGCGGACCCCGGCCTGGCAGCGCCGGTCTCGCGCCTGCTGGAGGTGACCGGCACCGAACCGTCCGCGCTCTCCCAGCATCTCGGGGTCCTCAAGCGTGTGGGAGTCGTCGAGTCCACCCGCTCGGGCAACGCCGTGCAGTACCAGCTGGCTGAGCCACTCGTCGCGGAGCTGCTCGTGGTCGCGCGCGCATTCTTGTTGGGGCACCTGGCCGGCCTCGACGCCGACGACAGCCGGCTCGTGGCCGCACGCCATCTGCCCGCCCTGCCCGGGGCGAGCGCCCGGGCCGTCCTTGAAGCGGCCCTCGCCGAGACGGCGCGGAACGAGACGGCGCCGATCGAGGCCGCTCCGATCGAGCTGGCGGAGCGGTGA
- a CDS encoding discoidin domain-containing protein: MQISLSSALARRLGAALTGGALLAGTLAGAPAVAAPSTLAAPTLAAPTPTTTAAGECGEDDGLPDSKISIQLFTHVGELGWGTPAPETIDRVLGEVANAGFTNVEPFSQPYSMPVDEYKEILDRHGLEVSSSHGSTDWDTWPETVAYAVALGQDYIGTGGMAGNYGTYEEALATAAYVNQLGQYAHENGANKIVLHNHQSEFTTRYPHPETGEMVSAWQVIEANTDPRYVTFQLDVGWAADAGIDVPAWIEEYGDRIELLHVKDAVNVNAEGDPRQVALGNGDIDLPAIIAAAEPYVEYYTYEWDYAPSFESSAESYQYLRCYLSDGGGGDQCEDEDEESLALGRPVTTSSIDDPSRSGDMAVDGNAGTRWGSQWNEPEWIAVDLGASYDLSRVVIDWETAFASGYEIQTSPDGETWTTVHTVADGDGFFDNIALSGTGQHVRLYATERGTQWGFSIYELEIYGTPSGEQPEPEPVARGAGYWTSEYRQVKNPDYTTDELLCFLTITRAQSDVFDEEVDLTTLDDALQVLWARNHDEWVDVFDRQLLTLWLNVATGSVSLEDPLGGGRTVGDLLHAIEAARLDEGATRTDLKEYQNALEAASTQH, from the coding sequence ATGCAGATCTCGCTAAGTTCGGCTCTTGCGCGGCGCCTCGGCGCGGCGTTGACGGGCGGCGCGCTCCTCGCGGGCACGCTCGCCGGAGCCCCGGCCGTCGCCGCTCCTTCCACCCTCGCAGCCCCCACCCTCGCAGCCCCCACACCGACCACCACAGCAGCCGGAGAATGTGGAGAGGACGACGGGCTCCCCGACTCCAAGATCTCCATCCAGCTCTTCACACACGTCGGTGAGCTCGGGTGGGGAACACCGGCCCCCGAGACGATCGACCGCGTGCTCGGCGAGGTGGCCAACGCCGGCTTCACCAACGTCGAGCCGTTCAGCCAGCCCTACTCGATGCCGGTAGACGAGTACAAGGAGATCCTCGACAGGCACGGCCTGGAGGTGTCCTCGAGCCACGGCAGCACGGACTGGGACACGTGGCCCGAGACGGTCGCCTACGCCGTCGCGCTGGGCCAGGACTACATCGGGACCGGCGGCATGGCGGGCAACTACGGCACCTACGAGGAAGCGCTCGCGACCGCGGCGTACGTCAACCAGCTCGGCCAGTACGCGCACGAGAACGGCGCGAACAAGATCGTGCTGCACAACCACCAGAGCGAGTTCACCACGCGGTACCCCCACCCGGAGACGGGTGAGATGGTCAGCGCCTGGCAGGTCATCGAGGCGAACACCGACCCGCGCTACGTCACGTTCCAGCTCGACGTCGGCTGGGCCGCGGACGCCGGCATCGACGTCCCGGCGTGGATCGAGGAGTACGGGGACCGCATCGAACTCCTCCACGTCAAGGACGCCGTGAACGTCAACGCCGAAGGCGACCCGAGGCAGGTCGCCCTCGGCAACGGCGACATCGACCTTCCGGCGATCATCGCCGCAGCCGAGCCGTACGTGGAGTACTACACCTACGAGTGGGACTACGCGCCGTCGTTCGAGTCCTCTGCGGAGTCCTACCAGTACCTGCGCTGCTACTTGTCCGACGGCGGGGGCGGCGACCAGTGCGAGGACGAGGACGAGGAGTCGCTCGCGCTGGGCCGACCGGTGACGACGTCCAGCATCGACGACCCCTCTCGCAGCGGCGACATGGCGGTGGACGGCAACGCCGGCACCCGCTGGGGCAGCCAGTGGAACGAGCCGGAGTGGATCGCGGTGGACCTCGGCGCGAGCTACGACCTCAGCCGCGTCGTCATCGACTGGGAGACCGCGTTCGCGTCGGGGTACGAGATCCAGACCTCGCCGGACGGCGAGACCTGGACCACGGTGCATACCGTCGCCGACGGTGACGGCTTCTTCGACAACATCGCCCTCTCAGGCACGGGCCAGCACGTGCGCCTCTACGCGACCGAGCGTGGGACGCAGTGGGGCTTCTCCATCTATGAGCTGGAGATCTACGGCACGCCGAGCGGCGAGCAGCCCGAGCCGGAGCCCGTGGCTCGCGGCGCCGGGTATTGGACGTCGGAGTACCGGCAGGTCAAGAACCCGGACTACACGACCGACGAGCTGCTGTGCTTCCTCACCATCACGCGCGCGCAGAGCGACGTGTTCGACGAGGAGGTCGACCTGACCACGCTGGACGACGCCCTGCAGGTGCTGTGGGCGCGCAACCACGACGAGTGGGTCGACGTCTTCGACCGGCAGCTGCTCACCTTGTGGCTCAACGTCGCGACGGGCTCGGTCTCCCTGGAGGACCCGCTCGGCGGGGGCCGCACGGTCGGCGACCTGCTGCACGCCATCGAGGCCGCGCGCCTCGACGAGGGCGCGACGCGGACGGACCTCAAGGAGTACCAGAACGCACTGGAGGCAGCGAGCACCCAGCACTGA
- a CDS encoding universal stress protein, with protein sequence MNSTWYRGIAVGVDGSEESLAALDWAAHATDLHGARLTVVATYPVPATLAPWDGDLASSAQEGARCAAQAARARLGQQRPGDRDVEMIVQPGSAAHALSQRSTTCDLVVVGRRGLSTLDRALLGSTSSALAASAPGAVAVVPAGATTGNPSRIRVRVGRDDGPDPLGAAFAEAAVRGCPLEVLHVTSSGPTSSVLPHMDPVGGTWRAVAAADLADQVARWAEQYPQVTYTMAIRHGDPVSMVLHELTPDDLVIVGGRRHPPTLGRVLHSVPDAVLRAAPCPVVMVHAPASGHLMTSRRASLATWKVLDGFSKC encoded by the coding sequence ATGAACAGCACGTGGTACCGCGGCATCGCCGTCGGGGTCGACGGATCGGAGGAGAGCCTGGCCGCGCTGGACTGGGCGGCACACGCCACCGACCTGCACGGGGCCCGCCTCACGGTCGTGGCAACCTACCCCGTACCAGCCACGCTCGCCCCCTGGGACGGCGACCTCGCCAGCAGTGCGCAAGAAGGAGCGCGTTGCGCCGCCCAGGCGGCGCGTGCCCGGCTCGGCCAGCAACGTCCCGGCGACCGGGACGTCGAGATGATCGTTCAGCCCGGGTCAGCCGCCCACGCGCTCAGCCAGCGGTCCACGACCTGCGACCTGGTAGTGGTCGGACGACGCGGCCTGAGCACGCTCGATCGCGCACTGCTCGGCTCCACCTCGTCCGCGCTGGCCGCGTCCGCCCCTGGGGCGGTAGCCGTGGTCCCAGCCGGCGCGACCACCGGGAACCCCAGCCGGATCCGGGTAAGGGTAGGACGCGATGACGGACCAGACCCGCTGGGTGCCGCGTTCGCCGAGGCGGCAGTACGCGGCTGTCCGCTAGAAGTGCTGCACGTGACGAGCAGCGGCCCGACTTCCTCGGTACTACCCCACATGGACCCGGTCGGGGGCACTTGGCGTGCGGTAGCCGCTGCGGACCTGGCCGACCAGGTGGCCAGGTGGGCGGAACAGTACCCGCAGGTCACCTACACCATGGCCATCCGGCACGGAGACCCTGTCTCCATGGTGCTCCACGAGCTGACCCCGGACGACCTCGTCATCGTCGGCGGACGCCGACACCCGCCGACCCTGGGCCGCGTGCTGCACAGCGTTCCCGACGCGGTCCTCCGGGCCGCACCGTGCCCCGTCGTGATGGTGCACGCACCGGCATCCGGTCACCTGATGACCAGCCGCCGGGCGAGTTTGGCAACTTGGAAGGTCCTCGATGGATTTAGCAAATGCTAA
- the pflA gene encoding pyruvate formate-lyase-activating protein, with protein sequence MTLQAPAPVTPSLRSQRLAAMRAGELGSVHSWELVTAVDGPGTRLTVFLSGCPLRCLYCHNPDMLEMKDGEPVTAEQILARVRRYLPVFRATSGGLTLSGGEVLMQPAFAARVLRGAKEMGVHTTLDTSGFLGANLTDRMLADTDLVLLDVKSGDPDTYRRVTGGELAPTLAFGRRLARAGLRDAGGRAPEVWVRFVLVPGLTDDVKNVERVAAYVAELNEIRPGTVTRVEVLPFHQMGRYKWAALGRTYALDATQPPSAELTERVRDQFRAHGLKTY encoded by the coding sequence ATGACCCTCCAGGCGCCGGCTCCCGTCACTCCCTCCCTGCGGTCGCAGCGGCTGGCCGCGATGCGGGCCGGCGAGCTGGGCTCGGTGCACTCGTGGGAGCTGGTGACCGCCGTGGACGGGCCGGGCACCCGGCTCACGGTGTTCCTTTCGGGTTGTCCGCTGCGCTGCCTGTACTGCCACAACCCGGACATGCTCGAGATGAAGGACGGGGAGCCGGTCACGGCCGAGCAGATCCTCGCGCGTGTGCGCCGCTACCTTCCGGTGTTCCGGGCGACGAGCGGCGGACTGACCTTGTCCGGCGGTGAGGTGCTGATGCAGCCGGCCTTCGCGGCGCGGGTGCTGCGGGGCGCCAAGGAGATGGGCGTGCACACCACGCTGGACACCTCCGGCTTCCTCGGCGCGAATCTCACCGACCGAATGCTCGCCGACACCGACCTGGTCCTGCTCGACGTAAAGTCCGGTGACCCCGACACCTATCGCCGGGTCACGGGCGGTGAGCTGGCGCCGACGCTGGCGTTCGGGCGGCGTCTCGCCCGGGCCGGCCTGCGGGACGCCGGAGGGCGCGCCCCCGAGGTCTGGGTCCGTTTCGTCCTGGTCCCCGGCCTGACCGACGACGTCAAGAACGTCGAACGGGTCGCCGCCTACGTGGCCGAGCTGAACGAGATCAGGCCTGGCACCGTCACCCGGGTCGAGGTGCTGCCCTTTCACCAGATGGGGCGCTACAAGTGGGCCGCGCTCGGGCGCACCTACGCGCTCGACGCGACCCAGCCGCCGTCGGCCGAGCTGACCGAGCGCGTGCGGGACCAGTTCCGGGCGCACGGTCTGAAGACGTACTGA